A single window of Flavobacteriales bacterium DNA harbors:
- the ruvC gene encoding crossover junction endodeoxyribonuclease RuvC produces the protein MGGVSDKIILGIDPGTQVMGYGVIECHGKQVTYKDMGVYRMHYKTGDHFYRLHSVYKNMMDLIEKVRPDEMAVESPYFGKNVQSMLKLGRAQGVIMATSFRFQIPVFEYSPRRIKQAITGQGASSKEQVAGMLENLLQIKDMKGPLDATDGLAAAVCHHFSSSGSVSTGGHKDWGDFLKKNPDRLD, from the coding sequence ATCGGAGGAGTGAGCGATAAAATCATATTGGGTATTGACCCCGGAACGCAAGTGATGGGGTACGGGGTGATCGAATGTCACGGCAAACAGGTGACGTACAAGGATATGGGAGTGTATCGGATGCACTACAAAACCGGTGATCACTTCTACAGGCTACATTCCGTATACAAGAACATGATGGACCTGATCGAAAAGGTGCGGCCCGATGAAATGGCCGTGGAATCTCCGTATTTCGGAAAGAACGTTCAGTCGATGCTGAAATTAGGTCGTGCGCAAGGGGTGATCATGGCAACTTCATTCCGGTTTCAGATTCCCGTGTTCGAGTATTCCCCACGGCGAATCAAGCAAGCCATTACGGGTCAAGGTGCCTCGAGCAAGGAGCAGGTCGCAGGAATGCTCGAGAATTTATTGCAGATCAAAGACATGAAAGGCCCACTTGACGCTACGGACGGACTTGCAGCGGCGGTGTGCCATCATTTTTCCAGTTCCGGATCCGTTTCAACGGGCGGACACAAAGACTGGGGTGATTTTCTGAAAAAGAACCCGGATCGACTGGATTGA
- a CDS encoding HIT family protein: MASIFTRIVNGDIPSYKVAEDDRHLAFLDIQPLARGHVLVIPKVETDYIFDIEPQAHEKFWAFAQKVAKAIDKAIPCERVGVAVIGLEVPHAHIHLVPINHVGDINFSAPKKEFAAEVMEQTAMEIAAAF, translated from the coding sequence ATGGCCTCCATTTTCACTCGTATTGTTAATGGCGATATCCCCAGCTACAAAGTGGCAGAGGATGATCGTCACCTGGCCTTCTTGGATATTCAGCCTTTGGCACGTGGACACGTATTAGTGATCCCAAAGGTCGAAACGGATTATATTTTTGACATCGAGCCGCAGGCTCACGAGAAATTTTGGGCGTTTGCTCAGAAAGTGGCCAAGGCCATCGATAAGGCCATTCCCTGTGAGCGCGTTGGAGTCGCTGTAATCGGTTTAGAAGTGCCTCACGCTCATATTCACCTCGTGCCCATAAATCACGTCGGAGACATCAATTTTTCGGCCCCAAAGAAAGAGTTTGCTGCTGAAGTCATGGAGCAAACCGCCATGGAGATCGCTGCGGCCTTTTGA
- the greA gene encoding transcription elongation factor GreA, whose product MSTLSYYTPEGLKKLKKELEELEYVERPKISQQIAEARDKGDLSENAEYDAAKEAQGLLELKISKLKELISNARIVDESQMDTSKALILSTVTVKNKNNGAQMKYTLVSETEADLKSGRISVNSPIGKGILGKSVGDTAKIQVPAGEIEFEILEITRS is encoded by the coding sequence ATGTCAACGCTATCCTATTATACGCCTGAAGGGCTCAAGAAGCTCAAGAAAGAACTGGAAGAACTCGAGTACGTAGAGCGTCCAAAGATCTCACAGCAGATCGCTGAAGCTCGCGACAAAGGGGATTTATCCGAGAACGCGGAGTACGACGCTGCCAAAGAGGCTCAAGGTCTCTTGGAGCTGAAAATATCCAAGTTGAAGGAGTTGATCTCCAATGCACGTATAGTCGATGAAAGTCAAATGGACACTTCCAAGGCACTCATTCTGTCTACCGTAACGGTTAAGAACAAGAATAACGGGGCTCAGATGAAGTACACCTTGGTTTCCGAAACCGAGGCCGACCTCAAATCGGGCCGCATATCTGTAAATAGCCCGATTGGAAAGGGAATCCTTGGGAAGTCCGTTGGAGATACCGCAAAGATTCAGGTTCCGGCCGGGGAGATCGAATTCGAGATACTCGAAATCACCCGAAGCTAA
- a CDS encoding PorV/PorQ family protein: MKRYLQIALPAFVAALLLLPFQGQAGNEQRAGSAGAAELLINPWARSAGWGGVNTAGARGVEAVFLNVAGTAFTEKTELVFSHTDWFGDADINVDAFGFTQRVGETGALSVTLMAMGFGDIEITTTGSPEGGLGTYSATYLNLGVSYAKKFTENIYGGVTVKLISHSIPDLNGAGVCFDAGIQYVKGEQDNIKFGIGLKNVGPAMSFQGDGLSLSLGTLFGTYDQTVQQRSSNFELPSLLNIGGSYDFLFPDNRLTVAANFTSNSFTRDQIGAGCEYSYKEWVMLRAGYVYESEIFDAATAQTIFSGFNGGLSFEVPLDDGGTTFGIDYAYRHTRDLGGFTTFGAKISL; this comes from the coding sequence ATGAAAAGATATCTACAGATAGCGTTACCAGCCTTTGTTGCGGCACTTCTGTTGCTGCCGTTTCAAGGACAAGCAGGTAATGAACAACGTGCGGGTTCTGCCGGTGCCGCAGAGTTGTTGATCAATCCTTGGGCCCGTTCAGCGGGCTGGGGAGGCGTCAATACTGCCGGAGCACGAGGAGTTGAAGCCGTATTTCTCAATGTTGCAGGAACGGCTTTCACTGAGAAAACTGAACTAGTATTCTCTCACACCGACTGGTTCGGAGATGCTGATATTAATGTCGATGCCTTTGGTTTCACCCAGCGTGTGGGTGAAACCGGAGCATTGAGTGTTACGCTAATGGCCATGGGTTTTGGTGATATTGAGATCACCACTACTGGATCGCCCGAGGGTGGTTTAGGAACCTACAGCGCCACTTACTTGAACTTGGGAGTTTCTTATGCTAAGAAGTTTACCGAGAACATTTATGGTGGTGTTACCGTGAAATTGATCAGTCATAGCATACCCGATTTGAACGGCGCAGGTGTTTGTTTCGATGCTGGTATCCAGTACGTGAAAGGTGAGCAAGACAACATCAAGTTCGGTATCGGTCTCAAGAACGTCGGTCCGGCCATGAGCTTCCAAGGTGATGGATTGTCACTCAGCTTGGGAACTTTGTTCGGAACGTATGACCAAACGGTACAGCAGCGTTCGAGCAACTTCGAGTTGCCTTCGTTGTTGAACATCGGTGGATCGTACGACTTCTTGTTCCCGGATAACCGATTGACCGTTGCTGCCAACTTTACGTCTAACTCTTTTACTCGTGACCAAATTGGTGCGGGATGTGAGTACAGCTACAAAGAATGGGTTATGCTTCGTGCCGGTTATGTGTATGAAAGCGAAATCTTTGATGCCGCGACGGCTCAAACGATCTTCTCTGGATTTAACGGAGGATTGAGTTTCGAAGTGCCTTTGGATGACGGAGGAACGACCTTCGGTATCGATTACGCCTACCGACACACTCGAGACTTGGGTGGATTCACCACTTTTGGCGCCAAGATCTCTCTGTAA